The following are encoded in a window of Tissierellales bacterium genomic DNA:
- a CDS encoding DUF443 family protein produces MYKEENNNDMIITHIKNNWRYRILRYENKIYLLDASTYWYSLILFTVNPLFPMNGYEIDNTTVKRIKEKLKDEADINFSKILLISSLSSLLGILIKSSFKKITPSDKFNFIFIYLLPVILTLFYLISRYSKKKQLIELIGKQNNKKRIRFCNPPERKRETDEWVIYTHSVLVWLLVFSFVVFLGRRIMGENSEPLDYFWYFVVILCWAFGSMHGDIGKKYFKDMTVVIKDK; encoded by the coding sequence ATGTATAAAGAAGAAAATAACAATGATATGATAATAACGCATATAAAAAATAATTGGAGATATAGGATACTCAGGTATGAAAATAAAATTTATTTATTAGACGCAAGTACTTATTGGTATTCATTAATACTATTTACAGTAAATCCTTTGTTCCCTATGAATGGATATGAGATAGATAATACAACTGTAAAAAGAATAAAAGAGAAACTTAAAGATGAGGCAGATATTAACTTTTCAAAAATACTCCTTATATCTTCATTAAGCTCATTATTGGGTATTTTGATAAAATCAAGTTTTAAAAAGATTACTCCAAGTGATAAATTTAACTTTATATTTATCTACTTATTGCCAGTTATCTTAACTTTATTTTACTTAATATCAAGATACTCTAAAAAGAAACAATTGATTGAGTTAATTGGTAAGCAAAATAATAAAAAAAGAATAAGATTTTGTAATCCACCAGAAAGAAAAAGAGAAACTGATGAATGGGTTATTTATACACATAGCGTATTAGTATGGTTACTTGTATTTAGCTTTGTAGTATTTTTAGGTAGAAGAATTATGGGAGAAAACTCAGAACCTCTAGATTATTTTTGGTATTTTGTAGTTATACTCTGTTGGGCTTTTGGAAGTATGCACGGAGATATAGGAAAAAAGTACTTTAAAGATATGACAGTAGTTATAAAAGACAAATAG
- a CDS encoding DUF4176 domain-containing protein, whose protein sequence is MLELGSIVYLKDGVEKVMILSRGPIVEEGGEGLIFDYSGCIYPVGLDMERILHFNEENIDKVVFNGYHDEAEDRFQELYNEWMEENKDEYKKGVVPTEPEK, encoded by the coding sequence ATGTTAGAATTAGGTAGTATAGTATATTTAAAAGATGGTGTAGAAAAAGTAATGATTCTAAGTAGAGGTCCAATTGTTGAAGAGGGTGGTGAAGGATTAATATTTGATTATTCAGGATGCATATATCCTGTAGGTTTAGATATGGAAAGAATTTTACACTTTAATGAAGAAAATATAGATAAAGTAGTATTCAATGGATACCATGATGAAGCAGAAGATAGGTTTCAAGAACTATATAACGAATGGATGGAAGAAAATAAAGATGAATATAAAAAAGGAGTAGTTCCAACGGAACCTGAAAAGTAA